In Novosphingobium resinovorum, the following are encoded in one genomic region:
- a CDS encoding DUF3089 domain-containing protein has translation MKPLFRILTAITGLASAAPLMAQVPSAPDYARASSWAADGRNEGAAAAVAPGSTARQNLPVDVFYIHPTTDRSMDRYNQPVPDKATNAWTDGSVIARQGGVFNGCCRVFAPRYRQATSGAQKEGGKIREDAFALAYGDVKRAFRYYLDHYNKGHPFILVGHSQGAAHLERLLDEEIDGKPLAARMVAAYDVGITFPASKYDRPSSKLKMCDKPDSIGCVVHWSSILPSADLAKTASFAEAYNRTVLPQGADPTILCINPLTFDRSQPAALRDAAKGAVPGAPDESAIKAIVPHAVSAKCERGLLVVDPDPALGLKPLPGDSMHYHDLGLFYEDVRQNAILRARAWLAAHPRPSTPRPSAN, from the coding sequence GTGAAGCCTCTATTCCGAATCCTGACGGCCATTACCGGCCTTGCCTCAGCCGCGCCTCTCATGGCGCAAGTACCATCCGCCCCCGACTACGCCCGCGCATCCAGCTGGGCGGCTGACGGCAGGAACGAGGGCGCCGCCGCGGCGGTCGCGCCCGGATCGACGGCGCGGCAGAACCTGCCGGTCGACGTGTTCTACATCCACCCGACCACCGATCGCTCGATGGATCGCTACAACCAGCCGGTGCCGGACAAGGCGACCAACGCTTGGACCGACGGCAGCGTGATCGCGCGGCAGGGCGGGGTGTTCAACGGCTGCTGCCGTGTCTTCGCCCCGCGCTATCGCCAGGCGACCAGCGGCGCGCAGAAGGAAGGCGGCAAGATCCGCGAGGATGCCTTCGCGCTCGCTTATGGCGACGTGAAGCGCGCGTTCCGCTACTACCTCGACCACTACAACAAGGGCCACCCCTTCATCCTCGTGGGCCACAGCCAGGGCGCCGCGCATCTCGAGCGGCTGCTGGACGAGGAGATCGACGGCAAGCCGCTCGCCGCGCGCATGGTGGCGGCCTATGACGTTGGCATCACCTTCCCGGCGTCGAAGTATGATCGACCGAGCTCGAAGCTGAAGATGTGCGACAAGCCCGACAGCATCGGCTGCGTGGTGCACTGGAGCTCGATCCTGCCGAGCGCCGACCTTGCGAAAACGGCGTCCTTCGCGGAAGCCTACAACCGCACGGTGCTGCCGCAGGGCGCCGATCCGACGATCCTGTGCATCAATCCGCTGACCTTCGATCGCTCGCAGCCCGCCGCCCTGCGCGATGCCGCGAAGGGTGCCGTTCCCGGCGCGCCTGACGAGAGCGCCATCAAGGCCATCGTTCCCCACGCCGTCTCCGCGAAGTGCGAGCGCGGGCTGCTAGTGGTCGATCCCGATCCCGCGCTTGGCCTCAAGCCGCTGCCGGGAGACAGCATGCATTATCACGACCTCGGCCTTTTCTACGAGGACGTGCGTCAGAACGCGATCCTGCGCGCCCGCGCATGGCTTGCGGCCCATCCCCGGCCGTCAACACCCCGGCCCTCCGCAAATTGA
- a CDS encoding phytanoyl-CoA dioxygenase family protein, with product MNKEPLNPVTQQDIDDYARDGVVCLRQMFDAEWIAKMQDAARAVESDPEAYGQTGPSHGAMISVAHLWRKPGPFRDFVFNSPAGEIVGRVIGADNVQMFHDHLFRKPPLSPSIMQWHADHLWPFTGTMIPNLWVALSPVNRENGQIEFVAGYHKFCIETGSRFGPAGDGTFRFPDFQAERDNPDFPFRFVTWDLEPGDAVLFHVDIPHYSKGNDSDTLARTGLAMRMIGDDSYWCPREGLTPVPGVDVLAQPEGVHPAPSENLPLIWQRPDSEPRAFAPARREAA from the coding sequence ATGAACAAGGAACCTCTCAATCCCGTCACGCAGCAGGACATCGACGATTACGCCCGTGACGGCGTGGTCTGCCTGCGCCAGATGTTCGACGCCGAATGGATCGCGAAGATGCAGGACGCGGCGCGCGCGGTTGAGAGCGATCCCGAGGCTTACGGCCAGACCGGCCCCTCGCACGGGGCGATGATCTCGGTCGCGCACTTGTGGCGCAAGCCCGGCCCGTTCCGCGACTTCGTCTTCAACTCGCCCGCAGGCGAGATCGTCGGCCGGGTGATCGGCGCGGACAACGTGCAGATGTTCCACGATCACCTGTTCCGCAAGCCGCCGCTCTCGCCCTCGATCATGCAGTGGCACGCCGACCACCTCTGGCCCTTCACCGGCACGATGATCCCGAACCTGTGGGTCGCGCTTTCGCCGGTGAACAGGGAGAACGGCCAGATCGAGTTCGTCGCGGGCTATCACAAGTTCTGCATCGAAACCGGATCGCGCTTCGGCCCGGCGGGTGACGGCACCTTCCGCTTCCCCGACTTCCAGGCCGAGCGGGACAATCCGGACTTCCCGTTCCGCTTCGTCACCTGGGATCTGGAGCCGGGCGACGCGGTGCTGTTCCACGTCGACATCCCGCACTATTCCAAGGGCAACGATTCCGACACCCTCGCGCGCACCGGCCTTGCCATGCGCATGATCGGCGACGACAGCTACTGGTGCCCGCGCGAGGGTCTGACCCCGGTGCCGGGCGTCGACGTCCTCGCCCAGCCCGAGGGCGTCCACCCCGCCCCCAGCGAGAACCTGCCGCTGATCTGGCAGCGTCCCGACAGCGAGCCGCGCGCTTTCGCCCCCGCTCGCCGCGAAGCCGCCTGA
- a CDS encoding MFS transporter produces the protein MKKSAYIGWAIGSFTSAALVSAVGLLHLRFMTDSLGLAIALAGMLTVAAKIYDAMTDPLMGYIGDRTRTRFGQFRPYLLGGGLLAGLSMILLFNVPGGLQGDNMWLYVGFTLLLYSTAYTMFRIPYLAIGRAITDDFHARSRLMTFSVYGSSLGSFAATSAAPFLLARLGSDRAGHGHVALVLGIAIALGGIAAFLLLKERHPVEAEKKPTGSFAATWAALWSNKPFLCLMGFKLVLFSGLAVHITAIPYYTRHVLHVTDTALGTIFAVQTAMMVISQMLWVRMASRFGRRNALVSAGSLCAVAYTVWALIPAGSPFPLIYIACALSGTASGGVFLGLYTVLTDTMDYSRRIQGENRAGMLAGVFVMVEKGTSAFGIFLFSTIMSWTGFVSSTSAGAEEQPASVKTGIMVTVSLVPALAAVIASIIMLRYRLPETAEDAVEPPASTLQPVGVQSN, from the coding sequence ATGAAGAAAAGCGCGTACATCGGATGGGCGATCGGCTCGTTCACTTCCGCCGCGCTGGTGAGCGCCGTAGGGCTGCTGCACCTGCGGTTCATGACGGACTCGCTCGGCCTCGCCATCGCGCTGGCCGGGATGCTGACCGTCGCGGCGAAGATCTACGATGCGATGACCGATCCGCTGATGGGCTACATCGGCGACCGTACCCGCACGCGCTTCGGCCAGTTCCGGCCCTACCTGCTAGGCGGTGGGTTGCTGGCAGGCCTGTCGATGATCCTGCTCTTCAATGTGCCGGGCGGGCTGCAGGGTGACAACATGTGGCTCTACGTGGGCTTCACGCTGCTGCTCTACTCGACCGCCTACACCATGTTCCGCATCCCCTACCTTGCGATCGGGCGCGCGATCACGGACGATTTCCACGCCCGTTCGCGGCTGATGACCTTCAGCGTCTATGGCTCGTCGCTCGGTAGCTTCGCGGCGACCTCGGCGGCGCCGTTCCTGCTGGCGCGGCTGGGGAGCGACCGCGCGGGGCACGGCCATGTCGCGCTGGTGCTGGGCATTGCCATCGCGCTCGGCGGGATCGCCGCGTTCCTGCTGCTCAAGGAGCGCCACCCGGTAGAGGCGGAGAAGAAGCCCACCGGATCGTTCGCGGCGACATGGGCGGCGCTGTGGTCCAACAAGCCGTTCCTGTGCCTGATGGGCTTCAAGCTGGTGCTGTTCTCCGGCCTTGCCGTCCACATCACCGCGATCCCCTACTACACCCGCCACGTCCTGCACGTCACCGACACCGCGCTTGGCACGATCTTCGCGGTGCAGACGGCGATGATGGTGATCTCGCAGATGCTGTGGGTCCGCATGGCCAGCCGTTTCGGGCGCCGCAACGCGCTGGTGAGCGCAGGCAGCCTGTGCGCGGTGGCCTACACCGTCTGGGCACTGATCCCGGCGGGTTCGCCCTTTCCACTCATCTACATCGCCTGCGCCTTGTCCGGCACGGCGAGCGGCGGGGTGTTCCTCGGCCTCTACACCGTGCTGACCGACACCATGGACTATTCCCGCCGCATCCAGGGCGAGAACCGCGCAGGCATGCTCGCGGGCGTTTTCGTCATGGTGGAGAAGGGCACGTCGGCCTTCGGCATCTTCCTGTTCAGCACGATCATGAGCTGGACCGGCTTCGTCTCCTCCACCAGCGCCGGGGCGGAGGAGCAGCCCGCGAGCGTCAAAACCGGCATCATGGTCACCGTCTCGCTGGTGCCCGCGCTCGCCGCCGTGATCGCCAGCATCATCATGCTGCGTTATCGCCTGCCGGAGACAGCCGAGGATGCGGTTGAGCCGCCCGCCTCGACGTTGCAGCCAGTCGGAGTACAGTCCAACTGA
- a CDS encoding class I SAM-dependent methyltransferase translates to MSEQMSERRAQLDHPLIAVPSHDELAEQLFVRDLKLYVMTRIEPVQARIAAAEQKASAGANNTAAALRERMGQHESFSTWLSLKRESQRQLWSSVAASVERQAGDLEDLAAIEAPLGSVRTDPDFAVPDYIRRGDIHLMPGGNAHDDGSILQGAMMDRGGAVYMLGRNGGMLNDLRGQTAMAHVLTRFPDLNPARILDMGCGIGTSTVPAATCFPDAEVHGIDVGASMLRYAHARAEHLGAGVHFSQQSAEKTDFADGSFDLVFSCVMFHETSQAATMAIIAESRRLLRPGGVAVHLEVPLLHDNSDAWVELSGELEAQYNNEPNWRGALSADYRSLFEAAGFSSVETGYQATSPAARSGPFRYGPESEGVFRSWFVASGVA, encoded by the coding sequence GTGAGCGAACAGATGTCCGAACGCCGTGCCCAGCTCGACCACCCGCTGATCGCGGTGCCGAGCCATGACGAACTGGCCGAGCAGCTGTTCGTGCGCGATCTCAAGCTCTACGTCATGACCCGGATCGAGCCGGTGCAGGCCCGCATCGCCGCCGCCGAGCAGAAGGCCAGCGCCGGTGCCAACAACACCGCCGCCGCCTTGCGCGAACGCATGGGGCAGCACGAGAGCTTCTCGACCTGGCTCTCGCTCAAGCGGGAATCGCAGCGCCAGCTGTGGTCCAGCGTTGCCGCCAGCGTCGAGCGGCAGGCGGGCGACCTCGAAGACCTCGCCGCGATCGAGGCACCGCTGGGTTCGGTGCGCACCGATCCGGATTTCGCCGTGCCCGACTATATCCGGCGGGGCGACATCCACCTGATGCCGGGCGGCAATGCCCATGACGACGGCTCGATCCTGCAGGGCGCGATGATGGATCGCGGTGGTGCGGTCTACATGCTCGGCCGCAACGGCGGCATGCTCAACGACCTGCGCGGGCAGACCGCGATGGCGCACGTCCTCACCCGCTTCCCGGACCTGAATCCGGCGCGCATCCTCGACATGGGCTGCGGCATCGGCACCAGCACCGTGCCTGCCGCGACCTGCTTCCCGGATGCGGAAGTCCACGGCATCGATGTCGGCGCATCGATGCTGCGCTACGCCCATGCCCGCGCCGAGCACCTGGGCGCAGGCGTGCACTTCTCGCAGCAAAGCGCGGAGAAGACCGACTTTGCCGACGGCAGCTTCGACCTCGTGTTCAGCTGTGTGATGTTCCACGAGACCTCGCAGGCCGCGACGATGGCGATCATCGCCGAAAGTCGCCGCCTGCTGCGTCCGGGCGGCGTCGCGGTCCACCTCGAGGTGCCGCTGCTGCACGACAATTCCGATGCCTGGGTCGAACTGTCAGGCGAACTGGAAGCGCAGTACAACAACGAGCCGAACTGGCGCGGTGCGCTCAGCGCGGACTATCGCTCGCTGTTCGAGGCGGCCGGGTTCTCCTCGGTAGAGACCGGCTATCAGGCGACCAGCCCGGCGGCGCGCAGCGGTCCGTTCCGGTACGGGCCGGAGAGCGAAGGCGTGTTCCGTTCGTGGTTCGTCGCTTCCGGAGTGGCCTGA
- the acpA gene encoding acid phosphatase codes for MTKPEAPSPGSLTPDRRQFLEGLAALGAAATAGAPAVEARTAKAAARSPVSDARLREAIDTVVVIYAENRSFNNLFADFPGLQQPLSKVPADRSIQRDRDGKPFETLPKIWEGLVPDRQVVEHTEYLIGPDDLAPLPNAPFALKTKEGDPLPHGVVTRDLVHAFYQNQWQINGGRNDGFVAWGDSGALVMGHYADTRAQLRLWQVAREFTLCDNFFMGAFGGSFLNHQYLIAAQPPFYPDADKSPAARRIAKVEGDDPKGTRLKLEPKTAPSAMDGPASFVTSTLSPDFWAVNTMLPPYTPTYLPDPDKPGYADWTNGQTLVPQDHRTIGDMLSARDIGWAWYAGGWNSALGKDASFPARPNLQPHHQPFNYYSRFAPGTKDREEHLRDAGEGSTARTNRFLADAEAGRLPPVSFYKPQGNLNMHAGYSDIDAGDRHIAAVIDALRASPQWERMMIVVTFDENGGWWDHVAPPKGDRWGPGTRIPAIVISPRARKDFVDHTIYDTGSIARFLTRRFGLAKLPGLAMREEAMRAAGGVAPGDLTGALDL; via the coding sequence ATGACCAAGCCCGAAGCCCCCAGTCCGGGTTCGCTCACCCCCGATCGCCGCCAGTTCCTGGAAGGACTGGCCGCCCTCGGCGCCGCTGCCACTGCGGGTGCGCCGGCCGTCGAGGCTCGCACTGCGAAGGCCGCTGCGCGCTCCCCGGTCAGCGATGCGCGGCTGCGTGAGGCGATCGATACGGTCGTGGTGATCTATGCGGAGAACCGCAGCTTCAACAACCTCTTCGCAGACTTCCCCGGCCTGCAGCAACCGCTGTCGAAAGTCCCGGCCGACCGCTCCATCCAGCGCGACCGCGACGGCAAGCCGTTCGAGACCCTGCCGAAGATCTGGGAGGGCCTTGTCCCCGACCGGCAGGTGGTCGAGCATACCGAGTACCTGATCGGCCCCGATGACCTTGCGCCCCTGCCCAACGCGCCTTTCGCGCTGAAGACCAAGGAAGGCGATCCGCTGCCTCACGGCGTCGTGACCCGCGACCTTGTCCATGCCTTCTACCAGAACCAGTGGCAGATCAACGGCGGGCGCAACGACGGCTTCGTCGCCTGGGGAGACAGCGGCGCGCTCGTCATGGGCCACTACGCCGACACCCGCGCCCAGCTTCGCCTGTGGCAGGTCGCGCGTGAATTCACCTTGTGCGACAACTTCTTCATGGGTGCATTCGGCGGCTCGTTCCTGAACCACCAGTACCTGATCGCCGCGCAGCCCCCGTTTTACCCCGATGCGGACAAGAGCCCCGCCGCGCGGCGTATCGCAAAGGTCGAGGGCGACGATCCCAAAGGCACCCGCCTCAAGCTGGAGCCGAAGACCGCGCCAAGCGCGATGGACGGCCCCGCCAGCTTCGTGACCAGCACCCTCTCGCCTGACTTCTGGGCGGTGAACACGATGCTGCCGCCTTATACGCCCACGTACCTGCCCGATCCCGACAAGCCCGGTTACGCGGACTGGACGAACGGGCAGACGCTGGTGCCTCAGGATCACCGGACCATCGGCGACATGCTCTCCGCGCGCGACATCGGCTGGGCCTGGTATGCTGGTGGGTGGAATTCAGCGCTCGGCAAGGACGCTTCGTTCCCCGCCCGGCCCAACCTGCAGCCGCATCACCAGCCGTTCAACTATTATTCCCGCTTCGCCCCCGGCACGAAAGACCGCGAGGAGCACCTGCGCGACGCGGGCGAAGGCAGCACCGCACGCACCAACCGCTTCCTCGCCGATGCGGAGGCGGGGCGCCTTCCTCCCGTCAGCTTCTACAAGCCGCAGGGCAACCTCAACATGCACGCGGGCTATTCCGACATCGATGCGGGCGACCGTCATATCGCCGCAGTCATCGACGCCCTGCGCGCCAGCCCGCAGTGGGAGCGTATGATGATCGTCGTCACTTTCGACGAGAACGGCGGCTGGTGGGACCACGTCGCCCCGCCCAAGGGCGACCGCTGGGGACCGGGCACCCGTATCCCGGCCATCGTCATCTCGCCGCGTGCCCGCAAGGACTTTGTGGATCACACGATCTACGACACCGGATCGATCGCCCGCTTCCTCACCCGTCGCTTCGGGCTCGCCAAGCTGCCGGGTCTGGCGATGCGCGAAGAGGCGATGCGCGCGGCAGGCGGCGTCGCTCCGGGAGACCTGACCGGAGCGCTCGATCTCTGA
- a CDS encoding ATP-binding protein → MTQPADFDAEHITALKRSEERLRALFEALEDGFCIIEFFDGPHGPLSDYVHVEANSGYERQSGISNVVGMTLRELEPDDAEGWADLYGIVLRTGEPIRFERYFLAAGRHIEVSAARVEPASRRQVSVLFRDIEARRRAQDALRASEALARENIKRVQLALSAGAIIGTWFWDIPQDRFTVDEAFAQSFGLDPSLGREGLSLNQIVATVHPDDQAGLAAAMQEAIRRGGSYAHQYRVMRADGRYYWIEANGSVEHGPDGTPLSFPGVLLDIEQRRAIEQERDRAAAALRALNETLEQRVAERTEELMKAEEQLRQAQKMEAVGQLTGGLAHDFNNLLAGISGAIEMVGTRLKQGRIADVDKYLVAAQGATRRAAALTHRLLAFSRRQTLDPRPTNVNMLVNGMTDLIQRTVGPAIRVETVGAAGLWPTLVDASQLENALLNLCINARDAMPEGGRITIETANKWLDRAGARTHDVPEGQYLSLCVTDTGTGMTPDVIVKAFDPFFTTKPIGQGTGLGLSMIYGFAKQSGGQVRIYSEVGQGTTVCIYLPRHYGDAGEDASQGVEVKVSGAGSGETVLVVDDEPSVRMLITDILEDLGYTVIEAADSASGLRVLQSDVRIDLLVSDVGLPGGMNGRQMADAGRQVRPDLKVLFITGYAENSVIGNGHLEPGMQVLTKPFVVETLAARVRDLVEN, encoded by the coding sequence ATGACACAGCCCGCCGATTTCGATGCCGAGCATATCACTGCGCTGAAACGCAGCGAGGAGCGACTGCGCGCCCTGTTCGAAGCGCTCGAGGACGGGTTTTGCATCATCGAATTCTTCGATGGTCCGCACGGCCCGCTCAGCGACTATGTCCATGTCGAGGCGAACTCGGGATACGAGCGGCAGTCGGGCATCTCCAACGTCGTGGGCATGACGCTGCGCGAACTCGAACCCGACGACGCCGAGGGCTGGGCGGACCTCTACGGCATTGTGCTGCGGACCGGTGAGCCGATCCGGTTCGAGCGCTACTTCCTCGCCGCGGGGCGACATATCGAGGTTTCCGCGGCCCGCGTCGAGCCTGCGAGCCGCAGGCAGGTTTCCGTGCTGTTCCGCGACATCGAAGCGCGCCGCCGGGCGCAGGATGCCTTGCGCGCCAGCGAGGCGCTGGCGCGCGAGAACATCAAGCGGGTGCAACTGGCGCTGTCTGCGGGCGCGATAATCGGAACCTGGTTCTGGGACATTCCGCAGGATCGCTTCACGGTGGACGAGGCTTTCGCGCAATCCTTCGGCCTCGACCCCAGCCTGGGACGGGAAGGACTGTCGCTCAACCAGATCGTCGCGACCGTACACCCTGACGACCAGGCCGGACTGGCGGCCGCTATGCAGGAAGCGATCCGGCGCGGAGGGTCCTATGCGCATCAGTACCGCGTCATGCGCGCGGACGGGCGCTACTACTGGATCGAGGCCAATGGCAGCGTCGAGCATGGGCCTGATGGCACACCCCTGAGCTTCCCCGGCGTGCTGCTCGACATCGAACAGCGCCGCGCGATCGAGCAGGAGCGCGACCGCGCCGCTGCCGCCTTGCGGGCCCTCAACGAGACGCTGGAACAGCGCGTGGCCGAGCGCACCGAGGAACTGATGAAGGCCGAGGAGCAACTGCGCCAGGCGCAGAAGATGGAGGCGGTCGGCCAGTTGACCGGCGGCCTTGCTCACGACTTCAACAACCTGCTGGCGGGCATCTCCGGCGCCATCGAGATGGTCGGCACGCGGCTCAAGCAAGGGCGCATAGCCGACGTCGACAAATACCTCGTCGCCGCACAGGGCGCGACGCGGCGGGCGGCCGCGCTCACCCATCGCCTGCTGGCGTTCTCGCGGCGGCAGACGCTCGATCCGCGCCCCACCAACGTCAACATGCTGGTGAACGGCATGACCGATCTCATCCAGCGCACCGTCGGCCCGGCGATCCGGGTGGAGACCGTGGGCGCGGCCGGGCTCTGGCCGACGCTGGTGGATGCGAGCCAGCTGGAAAACGCGCTGCTCAATTTGTGCATCAATGCGCGCGACGCCATGCCGGAAGGTGGGCGGATCACGATCGAGACTGCGAACAAGTGGCTCGACCGTGCCGGCGCGCGGACCCATGACGTTCCGGAAGGGCAGTATCTGTCGCTGTGCGTCACCGATACGGGCACCGGCATGACGCCCGACGTCATCGTCAAGGCCTTCGACCCGTTCTTCACCACCAAGCCGATCGGGCAGGGAACCGGACTCGGCCTGTCGATGATCTACGGCTTTGCCAAGCAGTCCGGCGGGCAAGTGCGGATCTACTCGGAGGTGGGGCAGGGCACCACGGTTTGCATCTACCTGCCGCGCCACTATGGAGACGCCGGCGAGGATGCTTCGCAGGGCGTAGAGGTGAAGGTTTCGGGCGCCGGTTCGGGCGAGACCGTGCTCGTTGTCGATGACGAGCCGAGCGTGCGCATGCTGATCACCGACATTCTTGAGGACCTCGGCTACACGGTGATCGAGGCGGCAGACAGCGCCTCGGGGCTGCGGGTCCTGCAGTCCGACGTGCGGATCGACCTGCTGGTCAGCGATGTCGGCTTGCCGGGTGGGATGAACGGACGCCAGATGGCCGATGCGGGACGGCAGGTGCGGCCGGACCTGAAAGTGCTGTTCATCACCGGATACGCCGAGAACTCGGTGATCGGCAACGGGCACCTCGAGCCGGGAATGCAGGTGCTCACGAAGCCCTTCGTCGTCGAGACACTGGCCGCGCGGGTGCGGGACTTGGTAGAAAACTGA
- a CDS encoding AraC family ligand binding domain-containing protein: protein MTRTAVCIYAEADGGSRLVNLAIPLTRKVIAEDGTAHWEGIAPASIWGIASGDPNHATDWHPCGMAGLSITLEGEWEIEATDGTRRRLGPGDVLVMLDTTGTGHRSWPGGESRCLTMGVGFGEGVEDQMRALLAETLAAR from the coding sequence ATGACCAGGACCGCCGTGTGCATCTATGCCGAAGCCGATGGCGGATCGCGCCTCGTCAATCTCGCGATTCCGCTGACCCGCAAGGTCATCGCCGAGGATGGAACCGCGCATTGGGAAGGCATCGCCCCGGCCTCGATCTGGGGTATCGCAAGCGGCGATCCCAATCACGCCACTGACTGGCACCCCTGCGGCATGGCCGGTCTTTCGATCACACTGGAGGGCGAGTGGGAGATCGAGGCGACCGACGGGACGCGGCGCCGCCTTGGCCCCGGCGACGTGCTGGTGATGCTCGACACCACCGGCACCGGCCACCGTTCATGGCCCGGCGGGGAAAGCCGCTGCCTGACGATGGGCGTCGGTTTCGGCGAGGGCGTGGAGGACCAGATGCGCGCACTGCTGGCCGAGACCCTCGCCGCCCGCTGA
- a CDS encoding hydroxymethylglutaryl-CoA lyase, translated as MSVLISEVGPRDGLQNVKAVMPTEAKKAWIAAEAATGMREIEVGSFVPAKLLPQLADTAEIVAFARTLPGLTVAVLVPNARGAADAIAAGAHKLTLPLSVSETHSLKNLRRTHDQVIEEAARIAAMIRELPEGDRPHFEGSLSTVFGCTLEGTVPDAQIARLAERLMEAGCDEVGLSDTTGYADPSAVRHLVKLVRGVVGDKALTGIHLHNTRGLGLANVLAALECGLDTIDASLGGLGGCPFAPGASGNIVTEDLAFMLEAMGIDTGIDLDSLFKVRSIVADALPGEPLYGFVTDAGLPLGFTPATQREAA; from the coding sequence GTGTCGGTTCTGATCAGCGAAGTTGGCCCCCGCGACGGCCTCCAGAACGTCAAGGCAGTGATGCCGACCGAGGCCAAGAAGGCGTGGATCGCCGCAGAGGCCGCCACCGGCATGCGCGAAATCGAGGTGGGCAGCTTCGTTCCCGCCAAGCTCCTGCCGCAACTGGCGGACACTGCCGAGATCGTCGCATTTGCGCGCACGCTGCCCGGCCTGACCGTGGCGGTTCTGGTGCCTAATGCGCGCGGCGCGGCCGATGCGATCGCCGCCGGGGCGCACAAGCTGACCCTGCCGCTGTCGGTCTCGGAAACGCACTCGCTCAAGAACCTGCGCCGCACGCACGACCAGGTGATCGAGGAAGCCGCCCGCATCGCCGCGATGATCCGCGAACTGCCCGAGGGCGACCGCCCGCACTTCGAGGGCAGCCTGTCCACCGTGTTCGGCTGTACGCTGGAGGGCACCGTTCCCGACGCGCAGATCGCGCGGCTGGCGGAGCGGCTGATGGAAGCCGGCTGCGACGAAGTCGGCCTCTCCGACACCACCGGCTATGCCGATCCTTCGGCCGTGCGCCATCTCGTCAAGCTGGTGCGCGGCGTTGTCGGTGACAAGGCGCTGACCGGCATCCACCTTCACAACACCCGCGGCCTCGGCCTTGCCAACGTGCTGGCGGCACTGGAATGCGGGCTCGACACGATCGATGCTTCGCTTGGCGGCCTGGGCGGCTGTCCCTTCGCGCCGGGCGCGAGCGGCAATATCGTTACCGAGGATCTGGCCTTCATGCTCGAGGCGATGGGCATCGACACCGGCATCGACCTCGACAGTCTCTTCAAGGTCCGTTCGATCGTAGCCGACGCACTGCCGGGCGAGCCGCTCTATGGCTTCGTCACCGATGCGGGCCTGCCCTTGGGCTTCACCCCGGCCACGCAGCGGGAGGCCGCGTAA